One Prunus dulcis chromosome 7, ALMONDv2, whole genome shotgun sequence DNA segment encodes these proteins:
- the LOC117635218 gene encoding stemmadenine O-acetyltransferase-like, translating into MGSSIRSLVEITSRKIIKPLSPTPYHLKALKLSLLDQILPPTLYGTLVFLYTNHWHGAGFVSNASKRLQESLSKTLVLFYPLAGRFKGPAFIECNDEGAHFLEARVNCQLADFLQQPEPKLINHLIPQSDSETAQVALGSVILLVQINFFNCGGIAIAVSPSHKIADVTSLYAFARTWAAINRDEDQYDDGVGGQLALPEFNGGNLLPSTDLPAIPKTLETPSENLTTRKFVFDASKMASLKAKIEGVVPNFIPTNVQLVLAIILKCAIAASHKSKPGTPIRPTVLFQMVNLRRRMLPELPQNAMGNWFWPLPILFKEDETQLHELVSTMRKGLTDFVIEKANRFKGVEGFLAVFECIRERGQLLKSTKDINLYWATSLCKLPLYEMDFGWGKPTWVTSKGGYKNVIALLDTKFCDGIEAWVTLDEQEMAILESDEELLAYLVPSTPAQTMFDIKSSIKLKSNM; encoded by the coding sequence ATGGGTAGTTCTATCCGTTCTCTTGTCGAAATCACCTCAAGAAAGATCATTAAGCCATTATCTCCGACTCCTTATCACCTTAAAGCTCTCAAGCTCTCTCTTTTGGATCAAATTTTACCTCCTACGTTATATGGAACCCTCGTGTTTTTGTACACCAACCATTGGCATGGTGCCGGTTTTGTCTCCAATGCTTCTAAGCGCTTGCAAGAGTCTCTATCCAAAACTTTGGTTCTCTTCTATCCACTGGCTGGCCGGTTCAAAGGTCCTGCGTTCATCGAGTGCAACGATGAAGGGGCTCATTTCTTGGAAGCTAGGGTTAACTGCCAGCTTGCAGATTTTCTTCAACAACCAGAGCCCAAGTTAATCAATCACTTGATCCCCCAGTCCGATTCTGAAACAGCTCAAGTAGCCTTGGGGTCTGTTATTTTGCTTGttcaaatcaatttttttaactgCGGAGGAATTGCTATTGCAGTATCTCCTTCGCACAAAATTGCAGATGTAACATCGCTCTACGCATTCGCACGAACATGGGCCGCCATAAATCGTGATGAAGATCAATATGATGATGGAGTTGGAGGGCAACTAGCGTTGCCGGAGTTTAATGGAGGAAATTTGTTGCCGTCTACAGACTTACCGGCCATCCCAAAGACCTTGGAAACGCCTAGTGAAAATTTAACTACTAggaaatttgtgtttgatgccTCAAAGATGGCAAGTCTCAAGGCCAAAATTGAGGGTGTTGTCCCAAACTTCATCCCCACAAACGTACAACTAGTTTTGGCAATCATCTTAAAATGTGCTATTGCTGCTTCTCATAAGTCCAAGCCTGGGACTCCAATCAGGCCAACAGTGCTGTTCCAAATGGTAAACTTGCGAAGGAGAATGCTCCCGGAGCTGCCACAAAATGCCATGGGGAATTGGTTTTGGCCACTTCCAATCTTGTTCAAAGAGGATGAGACCCAATTACACGAGTTGGTGAGCACGATGAGGAAAGGTTTGACAGATTTTGTCATTGAGAAGGCAAACAGATTTAAAGGTGTGGAGGGATTCTTGGCAGTGTTTGAATGCATTAGAGAGAGGGGCCAACTTCTGAAGAGCACTAAGGACATCAATCTTTATTGGGCCACAAGTCTGTGCAAGCTCCCTCTGTATGAAATGGACTTCGGATGGGGAAAACCTACGTGGGTCACCAGCAAAGGCGGCTATAAGAACGTAATTGCGTTGTTGGATACAAAGTTTTGTGATGGAATTGAAGCTTGGGTGACCCTTGATGAACAAGAAATGGCCATATTGGAGTCTGACGAAGAGCTCCTTGCATATTTGGTTCCCTCAACCCCAGCACAAACAATGTTTGATATCAAGTCTTCAATAAAGTTGAAATCTAATATGTGA